From Luteitalea sp., the proteins below share one genomic window:
- a CDS encoding methyltransferase domain-containing protein, whose protein sequence is MFDSLYAKRPLSAGCPDLERLGAEYHATHADTSHQFSRAALDCLERLIDLATGSRAALVVGCGPKPGAVRDLLDRGLDARAVEPVAQNVASARQFLQDDSLVQQGSAESLAFPDESFRIILMESVLEHVDSPIKALNEMYRVLVPGGVLYVYTTNRWKFSPRGVNGEYRVPFFNWFPAIVKESYVFQQLHYDPSLANFNARPAFHWFTYSELCQLGRMAGFAHFYSWIDLAGRQNAFVRASRLRRLMVERIRYRPWLRALALTQSGGSIFMYKRPSAGEP, encoded by the coding sequence ATGTTCGATTCGCTCTACGCCAAGCGTCCGTTGTCAGCAGGCTGTCCCGACCTCGAGCGGCTCGGAGCCGAGTACCACGCCACGCATGCCGACACCAGCCACCAGTTCAGCCGGGCGGCGCTCGACTGCCTTGAGCGCCTGATAGATCTCGCCACGGGCTCCCGGGCGGCGCTCGTGGTCGGCTGCGGTCCGAAACCGGGCGCAGTCCGCGACCTCTTGGACCGGGGCCTCGATGCCAGAGCCGTCGAGCCAGTGGCGCAGAACGTGGCGTCCGCAAGACAGTTTCTGCAGGATGACAGTCTGGTCCAGCAGGGATCCGCTGAATCGCTGGCCTTTCCAGACGAGTCGTTCCGCATCATCCTCATGGAAAGCGTGCTCGAGCACGTCGACTCGCCAATCAAGGCCCTGAACGAGATGTACCGCGTCTTGGTCCCGGGTGGCGTTCTCTATGTTTACACGACGAATCGCTGGAAGTTCTCTCCACGGGGCGTCAACGGCGAGTACCGCGTCCCCTTCTTCAACTGGTTTCCGGCAATTGTGAAGGAGTCGTACGTCTTCCAGCAGCTCCACTACGATCCGAGCTTGGCAAACTTCAATGCACGGCCGGCCTTTCACTGGTTCACGTACAGCGAGCTGTGCCAGCTCGGGCGGATGGCGGGCTTCGCGCACTTCTATTCGTGGATTGATCTTGCCGGGCGACAGAACGCTTTTGTGAGGGCGAGCAGGCTGCGACGGTTGATGGTCGAGCGCATCCGATACCGGCCCTGGCTCCGTGCCCTGGCCCTCACGCAGAGCGGTGGCTCGATCTTCATGTACAAGCGGCCGAGCGCTGGGGAGCCATGA